A genomic stretch from Marinimicrobium sp. C6131 includes:
- the apbC gene encoding iron-sulfur cluster carrier protein ApbC, whose product MSEQAKSALENAVKAVKDPTTGLSLGELGVTPEVHLDAGEAEISLTLGYPAEGVAEELAGAVNEAVSSIDGVDSVAVNLDWAIPARGGANTGGEIPGVKNIIAVASGKGGVGKSTTAVNLALALAAEGARVGILDADIYGPSQPKMLGVGQRRPEVVDVDGKQMMVPIEAHGIQSISMGYLVTEQTPMVWRGPMVSGALQQLLTQTRWDNVDYLIVDMPPGTGDIQLTLSQKVPVTGAVIVTTPQDIALLDAQKGIEMFRKVKVPVLGVVENMAVHVCSNCGHEEHIFGAGGGERIARDYDTRLLGSLPLDLSIRETTDGGTPTVADDADSAISQRYRAIARTLGATLWQQSGGSGGPEIAVVED is encoded by the coding sequence ATGTCTGAACAAGCCAAAAGTGCCCTCGAAAACGCCGTAAAAGCCGTCAAAGACCCCACAACCGGTCTGTCTTTGGGTGAATTGGGGGTGACTCCCGAAGTTCACCTGGACGCTGGCGAAGCCGAAATCTCTCTTACCCTGGGCTACCCCGCCGAAGGTGTCGCGGAGGAACTGGCGGGCGCAGTTAATGAGGCCGTGTCGTCAATCGATGGCGTGGACTCGGTTGCGGTCAATCTCGACTGGGCCATTCCCGCCCGGGGCGGCGCCAATACCGGAGGCGAAATCCCCGGGGTGAAAAACATCATCGCCGTCGCCTCCGGCAAAGGTGGGGTTGGCAAATCCACCACCGCGGTCAATCTCGCCCTGGCCCTGGCCGCCGAGGGGGCCCGGGTGGGTATTCTCGATGCCGATATCTACGGCCCCAGCCAGCCCAAAATGCTGGGCGTGGGCCAGCGGCGGCCCGAGGTGGTGGATGTCGATGGCAAGCAGATGATGGTGCCCATCGAAGCCCACGGCATCCAGTCCATCTCCATGGGTTACCTGGTCACCGAGCAGACCCCCATGGTCTGGCGCGGCCCTATGGTCAGTGGCGCGCTGCAGCAACTGCTGACCCAGACCCGCTGGGACAATGTCGACTACCTGATTGTCGATATGCCCCCGGGCACCGGTGATATTCAACTGACGCTGTCCCAGAAAGTGCCGGTTACCGGTGCGGTGATTGTCACTACCCCCCAGGATATTGCTCTGTTGGATGCCCAGAAAGGCATTGAAATGTTCCGCAAAGTGAAGGTGCCGGTGTTGGGCGTAGTGGAGAACATGGCGGTCCACGTCTGCTCCAACTGTGGTCACGAAGAACACATTTTCGGGGCCGGTGGCGGTGAGCGTATTGCCCGGGATTACGATACGCGGCTCCTGGGGTCGCTGCCCCTGGATCTGTCCATTCGGGAAACCACTGACGGCGGCACGCCCACGGTGGCTGATGATGCGGACTCGGCGATCAGTCAGCGCTATCGCGCTATTGCCCGGACGCTGGGGGCTACCTTATGGCAGCAGTCCGGTGGCTCGGGCGGGCCCGAGATAGCCGTGGTGGAAGATTAG
- a CDS encoding family 16 glycosylhydrolase, which produces MRYNHKTPVPDSQGRDNTPSVKRRLGLSAALAGILAFSAGSAQAQQCQNLVWSDEFDGSALNTNVWDIQEGDGCDYGICGWGNNELQSYSANNLEVSNGTLKITARKERVKANNYTSGRIRTANMPDSGQWTNGRFEARIKLPEGQGLWPAFWMLPTDPDVGWPMSGEIDILESTGQASMLAHGTIHYGEAWPDNSFTGAHILSQPEKWSDGFHTYAIEWTPYEMRWYVDDILYSTITSSDIENSSWWTFENYQYHFLLNVAVGGTWGGTPDDSIFPVSMEVDYVRVYDQGQPAIDGPHIVAPNESATYDLVGEVGTDSTYTWSVPAGATLTGQGTATAQVDYTGATSGNLSVEVSNSCGTHTLNIPVFIEPDHGVETVLDDFDGNSALTYTSYTGTFDTTGGVLTYTRDGASQWDVIATTTSALPDVAPFLTGDKAFVMDVNNTDPNLVGKQILVQLENTATATADNYPTGRHSKYEAFVEHANGWQTLRFRLADRIDGETTNTDVDSIMFLIDPDAFTSDTYVIDNIAILGAGGSTGDGGGDEAASSVVVSSVSTGTESAGRGQKFGTATVTIADDLGDPVSGATVTGNFSGTWSETQSATTDANGVASFTTSTSASGGVTVNFCVSDVADTTLTFDSANSTGICQ; this is translated from the coding sequence ATGAGATATAACCATAAGACACCGGTCCCCGACTCCCAAGGTCGTGACAACACACCATCGGTCAAGCGACGCCTGGGGCTGTCGGCCGCGCTGGCGGGCATTCTGGCCTTTTCCGCAGGCTCGGCCCAGGCCCAGCAGTGCCAAAATCTGGTCTGGAGCGACGAATTTGATGGTTCCGCGCTGAACACCAACGTCTGGGATATCCAGGAAGGTGACGGCTGCGACTACGGGATTTGTGGCTGGGGTAACAACGAGCTGCAGTCCTACAGCGCCAACAACCTCGAAGTGTCCAACGGCACACTGAAGATCACCGCCCGCAAGGAGCGGGTCAAGGCCAATAACTACACCTCCGGGCGCATTCGCACCGCGAATATGCCGGACAGCGGCCAGTGGACCAACGGCCGGTTTGAGGCCCGGATCAAGCTGCCGGAAGGCCAGGGCCTGTGGCCCGCGTTCTGGATGCTACCCACCGATCCAGACGTTGGCTGGCCGATGAGCGGTGAGATCGACATCCTGGAATCTACCGGCCAGGCGTCCATGCTAGCCCACGGCACCATCCACTACGGCGAGGCCTGGCCCGACAACTCCTTTACCGGCGCCCACATCCTGAGCCAGCCGGAAAAGTGGTCCGACGGTTTCCATACCTACGCCATTGAGTGGACGCCTTATGAAATGCGTTGGTATGTCGACGACATTCTGTACTCAACCATCACTTCATCAGACATAGAAAACAGCAGCTGGTGGACTTTCGAGAACTACCAGTATCACTTCCTGCTGAACGTCGCGGTGGGTGGCACCTGGGGCGGTACGCCCGATGACAGCATTTTCCCGGTTTCCATGGAAGTGGACTACGTCCGCGTCTATGACCAGGGTCAACCGGCCATCGACGGTCCCCACATCGTCGCACCGAACGAATCGGCCACCTATGACCTGGTGGGCGAAGTCGGCACCGACAGCACCTACACCTGGAGCGTCCCGGCCGGGGCCACGCTGACTGGCCAGGGTACGGCTACCGCGCAAGTGGATTACACGGGTGCGACGTCGGGTAACCTGTCGGTAGAGGTTTCCAACAGTTGCGGCACCCATACCCTCAACATCCCGGTGTTCATTGAGCCGGATCACGGTGTGGAGACGGTTCTGGACGACTTCGATGGCAACAGCGCACTGACCTACACCAGCTATACCGGTACGTTCGACACCACCGGTGGTGTTCTGACCTACACCCGCGACGGCGCCAGCCAGTGGGATGTGATCGCGACCACCACCAGCGCTCTGCCGGATGTTGCGCCCTTCCTGACCGGCGATAAAGCCTTCGTCATGGACGTCAACAACACCGATCCGAACCTGGTGGGCAAGCAGATCCTGGTTCAACTGGAAAATACCGCGACCGCCACGGCGGACAACTACCCCACCGGACGGCACAGCAAGTATGAAGCCTTCGTTGAGCATGCCAACGGCTGGCAGACCCTGCGTTTCCGCCTGGCTGATCGCATCGATGGCGAAACCACCAACACCGACGTCGACTCGATCATGTTCCTGATTGATCCCGATGCCTTTACTTCCGACACCTATGTGATCGACAACATTGCGATCCTGGGCGCGGGCGGTTCGACCGGTGACGGCGGTGGTGATGAAGCGGCCAGCTCCGTGGTGGTCAGCAGCGTCAGCACCGGCACCGAAAGCGCCGGACGCGGCCAGAAGTTTGGCACCGCCACCGTGACCATTGCGGACGATCTGGGCGATCCGGTCAGCGGCGCGACCGTAACCGGTAATTTCTCCGGCACCTGGAGTGAGACCCAGTCCGCCACCACCGATGCCAATGGCGTAGCCAGCTTTACTACCAGCACCAGCGCCAGTGGCGGTGTCACGGTCAACTTCTGTGTCAGCGACGTTGCCGACACAACACTGACCTTCGACAGCGCCAACAGCACCGGTATCTGTCAGTAA
- the dcd gene encoding dCTP deaminase, whose protein sequence is MSIKSDKWMRRMAEQEGMIEPFEPGQVRYDANGERMISYGTSSYGYDVRCADEFKIFTNVYSSVVDPKNFDDNSFVDVKSDVCIIPPNSFALARTVEYFRIPRNILTVCLGKSTYARCGIIVNVTPLEPEWEGHVTLEFSNTTPLPAKIYANEGVAQMLFFESDEVCETSYRDRGGKYQGQRGVTLPKT, encoded by the coding sequence ATGAGTATCAAGTCTGACAAGTGGATGCGCCGCATGGCGGAGCAGGAAGGCATGATTGAGCCCTTTGAACCGGGGCAGGTGCGCTATGATGCAAACGGCGAGCGGATGATCTCCTACGGCACTTCCAGCTATGGCTACGATGTGCGCTGTGCCGACGAGTTCAAGATCTTTACCAATGTCTACTCATCGGTAGTCGACCCCAAGAACTTCGACGATAACAGCTTTGTCGACGTCAAGAGTGATGTGTGCATCATTCCGCCCAACTCCTTTGCTCTGGCCCGGACGGTGGAGTATTTCCGGATTCCGCGCAATATCCTGACGGTGTGCCTGGGCAAATCGACCTATGCCCGCTGCGGCATAATAGTCAACGTGACTCCGCTGGAGCCCGAGTGGGAAGGCCATGTGACCCTGGAGTTCTCCAACACGACGCCCTTGCCGGCGAAAATCTATGCCAATGAAGGCGTGGCTCAGATGCTGTTTTTCGAGTCCGACGAGGTATGCGAGACGTCCTACCGGGACCGGGGCGGTAAGTACCAGGGCCAGCGCGGCGTCACTTTGCCGAAAACCTGA
- a CDS encoding SCO family protein encodes MRRWILVATCLLLLLSGATAYYILTHYAPPPAVQGAYLQPARKLEPFTLVDHRGEPFSRADLKGQWHLVSYGYTHCPDICPLTLVKVAGMLDRLEQEQTYTDLQVLFYSIDGERDRPEVLAQYVPYFHPKFIGLTRAEQSRRKHKSFEQGLGMVGRVRPEGVEHGLMLFLLNPRGQLQAVFKPQRDERGHYQFTVDQLLKDYRAVRGYYAAQNDGIRFSAK; translated from the coding sequence ATGCGCCGCTGGATTCTGGTCGCCACTTGCCTGTTACTACTCCTGTCTGGCGCCACGGCCTATTACATCCTGACGCATTACGCTCCACCACCTGCCGTGCAGGGCGCTTACCTGCAACCGGCACGCAAGCTGGAGCCTTTTACCCTGGTCGACCACCGGGGAGAACCGTTCAGTCGAGCGGACCTCAAAGGGCAATGGCACCTGGTGTCCTACGGCTACACGCACTGCCCTGATATCTGCCCCCTGACATTGGTGAAGGTGGCCGGGATGCTGGACCGGCTGGAGCAGGAGCAGACCTACACCGACCTGCAAGTGCTCTTTTACAGTATCGACGGTGAACGGGACCGGCCGGAGGTACTTGCGCAGTATGTGCCCTACTTCCACCCCAAATTCATCGGGTTGACGCGCGCAGAACAGAGCCGTCGGAAGCACAAGAGCTTTGAGCAGGGATTGGGGATGGTGGGACGGGTCCGCCCGGAAGGCGTTGAGCACGGATTGATGCTGTTTTTGCTCAACCCCCGGGGGCAACTGCAGGCGGTGTTCAAGCCCCAGCGGGATGAGCGCGGTCACTATCAGTTCACGGTCGATCAGCTACTGAAAGATTACCGCGCTGTGCGGGGCTACTATGCAGCGCAGAACGACGGTATCAGGTTTTCGGCAAAGTGA
- a CDS encoding cytochrome C oxidase subunit IV family protein, producing the protein MSDVETVGQQHPIGLYLKVWLLLFVLSLFSYLVDYFQLEGALRWSLILLFMMLKAGLIVAIFMHFAWERFALKFIIIVPLFAILIFIALMAIEASYIDWSRLTFLSFGWIRGTP; encoded by the coding sequence ATGAGTGATGTGGAAACCGTCGGCCAACAGCACCCGATTGGTCTTTACCTCAAGGTATGGCTGCTGTTGTTTGTGCTGAGCCTGTTTTCTTACCTGGTGGATTATTTTCAACTGGAAGGCGCGCTGCGCTGGTCTCTGATTCTGTTGTTCATGATGCTCAAAGCCGGCTTGATTGTGGCGATATTCATGCATTTTGCCTGGGAGCGTTTCGCGCTCAAGTTCATCATCATTGTGCCACTGTTTGCCATCCTGATTTTCATTGCCCTGATGGCTATCGAAGCGAGCTACATTGACTGGAGCCGCCTGACGTTTCTCAGTTTCGGGTGGATCCGTGGGACGCCCTGA
- a CDS encoding heme-copper oxidase subunit III family protein — protein MNTDKPDTHLDTSGWDSLVVDWSADKQAFDMPWGKLMMWVFLVGDTFIFSLFLIGYMSVRMSASEPWPPASEIFAMELFGAHLPLLLIAIMTFILITSSGTMAMAVNWAYRRERQKTFLFMMATALLGASFVGLQAFEWTKLIVEEGIRPWGNPFGAEQFGAVFFMITGFHGLHVTGGVIYLTIVARKVRRGDYEKKGYEIVEIAGLYWHFVDLVWVFIFAFFYLW, from the coding sequence ATGAACACCGATAAGCCCGACACTCATCTCGACACCTCTGGCTGGGACAGTCTGGTCGTCGACTGGTCAGCCGACAAGCAGGCGTTCGACATGCCCTGGGGCAAACTGATGATGTGGGTGTTTCTGGTGGGTGACACCTTCATTTTCAGTCTGTTTCTGATCGGTTACATGTCGGTACGCATGTCGGCCTCGGAGCCCTGGCCGCCGGCCAGCGAAATCTTCGCCATGGAGTTGTTTGGCGCCCACCTTCCGCTGTTACTCATTGCCATCATGACGTTCATTCTGATCACCAGCAGCGGCACCATGGCCATGGCGGTGAACTGGGCGTATCGACGCGAACGGCAGAAAACGTTTCTGTTCATGATGGCGACCGCACTGCTGGGTGCAAGCTTTGTCGGATTACAGGCGTTTGAGTGGACCAAGCTGATCGTGGAAGAGGGCATTCGTCCCTGGGGCAACCCGTTCGGTGCCGAGCAGTTCGGCGCGGTGTTTTTCATGATTACCGGCTTCCACGGCCTGCACGTCACCGGGGGCGTCATCTATCTGACCATCGTCGCACGCAAAGTGAGGCGCGGAGACTATGAGAAAAAAGGCTACGAAATTGTCGAGATCGCCGGGCTCTACTGGCACTTTGTCGATCTGGTCTGGGTGTTTATTTTCGCCTTTTTCTATCTGTGGTGA
- a CDS encoding cytochrome c oxidase subunit 3, whose translation MRLWHALTEKSWLEESVPANAPFDSPQREFQSRRIALTLFLAIATVLFSLFAVTFLTHSQYPGFEALAGDAWRPLSNTTRLWVNTGLLVFSSVLMQVSLNAARASQPGLSLAALLGAGFLALQFLIAQLWLWQILSDMGYGVRSNPASSYFFLFTGVHGIHLLVGLGVLYRPLRHMWRAAAARTIIDSLRLCALYWHYLLAVWVMLFWLLTRSADTYRALAILCGLEA comes from the coding sequence ATGAGACTCTGGCACGCACTGACGGAAAAATCCTGGCTCGAAGAATCCGTGCCAGCCAATGCCCCGTTTGATTCACCGCAGCGGGAATTTCAGAGTCGTCGCATCGCCTTGACGCTGTTTCTGGCGATCGCCACCGTACTGTTTTCCCTGTTCGCCGTGACTTTTCTGACCCACTCCCAATATCCCGGTTTTGAAGCCCTGGCCGGGGACGCCTGGCGCCCCCTGAGCAACACGACGCGGCTCTGGGTAAACACGGGTCTTCTGGTCTTCAGCAGTGTGCTGATGCAGGTCTCGCTGAACGCGGCCCGGGCCAGCCAGCCCGGTCTGAGCCTGGCGGCGTTACTCGGGGCCGGCTTTCTGGCGCTGCAATTCCTGATCGCCCAGCTGTGGTTATGGCAGATTCTCAGCGATATGGGGTATGGCGTGCGCAGTAACCCCGCCAGCAGCTACTTCTTCCTGTTCACCGGGGTGCACGGTATCCACCTGCTGGTGGGGCTTGGCGTCCTGTACCGTCCCCTGCGGCACATGTGGCGGGCCGCGGCGGCACGAACCATCATCGACAGTCTGCGCCTGTGCGCGCTCTACTGGCACTACCTGCTGGCGGTCTGGGTAATGCTTTTCTGGTTGCTGACCCGCTCGGCGGATACCTATCGAGCCCTGGCGATCCTGTGCGGACTGGAGGCCTAG
- a CDS encoding cbb3-type cytochrome c oxidase subunit I, whose translation MKYTALADQPVATHEPTGFISKYIWSQDHKVIAIQYALTAVFVGLVALVLSALMRLQLGFPDTFDFINPNSYLQFVTMHGMIMVIYLLTAILLGGFGNYLIPLMIGARDMVFPYLNMLSYWTYLLAVIVLLASFFVPEGPTGAGWTLYPPQTILQGTPGYDWGIICMLASLAIFIVAFTMGGLNYVTTILQARAAGMTLMRMPLTLWGIFIATIMGLLAFPALLVSAIMMLLDKTVGTSFFMPALVSLGESLDYTDGSPLLFQHLFWFFGHPEVYIVALPAFGIVSDILATHARKNIFGYRMMVWAIVIIGLLSFVVWAHHMYVSGMNPTFGFFFATTTLIIAVPTAIKVYNWILTLWRGNIHLTVPMLFAIGFIFTFTHGGLSGLFLGNVVVDLPLSDTYFVVAHFHMVMGVSPIMVLFAAIYHWYPLITGRTLHQGLGKLHFWVTFLGTYAIYLPMHYLGFLGVPRRYYAMGETGFVPDSAQTLNAGITVSALIVGLAQLIFIINLFWSLKRGAPTERNPWHATTLEWQTPDLPPRHGNWGPESPKVYRWAYAYSVPDCEDDYIPQNLPPDQVRKRPTQEASS comes from the coding sequence ATGAAATACACCGCTCTGGCCGATCAACCGGTGGCCACCCACGAGCCCACCGGATTTATCAGCAAATACATCTGGAGTCAGGATCACAAGGTCATCGCCATTCAGTACGCACTGACGGCGGTGTTTGTCGGTCTGGTGGCGCTGGTGCTGTCGGCTCTGATGCGACTGCAATTGGGCTTCCCGGACACCTTTGACTTCATCAACCCGAATTCCTACCTGCAGTTTGTCACCATGCACGGGATGATCATGGTCATCTATCTGTTGACGGCAATTTTATTGGGCGGTTTCGGCAATTATCTGATTCCGCTGATGATTGGCGCCCGTGACATGGTCTTTCCCTACCTCAACATGCTCAGCTACTGGACCTATCTGTTGGCCGTCATCGTGTTATTGGCGAGCTTTTTCGTGCCAGAGGGGCCAACCGGCGCGGGCTGGACACTCTACCCACCGCAGACCATCCTGCAGGGCACACCGGGTTATGACTGGGGCATCATCTGCATGCTCGCTTCGCTGGCCATTTTCATCGTCGCCTTCACCATGGGCGGACTCAACTACGTCACCACCATTCTGCAGGCCCGAGCAGCCGGCATGACCCTGATGCGCATGCCACTGACGTTGTGGGGCATCTTCATCGCCACCATCATGGGCCTGCTGGCCTTCCCCGCCCTGCTGGTCAGCGCCATCATGATGCTCCTGGACAAGACCGTGGGGACGAGTTTCTTCATGCCCGCTCTGGTATCGCTGGGAGAAAGCCTGGATTACACCGACGGCAGCCCCTTATTGTTCCAGCACCTGTTCTGGTTTTTCGGTCATCCAGAGGTGTACATCGTCGCCCTGCCCGCCTTTGGTATCGTGTCCGACATTCTTGCCACTCACGCGCGAAAGAACATTTTCGGTTACCGGATGATGGTCTGGGCCATTGTCATTATCGGACTGCTCAGCTTCGTGGTCTGGGCGCATCATATGTACGTCAGCGGTATGAACCCCACCTTCGGGTTTTTCTTTGCCACCACCACCCTGATTATCGCCGTGCCCACCGCCATCAAGGTGTACAACTGGATACTGACCCTGTGGCGGGGCAACATTCATCTGACGGTGCCCATGCTGTTCGCCATCGGCTTCATTTTCACCTTCACGCACGGTGGCCTGAGCGGCCTGTTCCTCGGCAATGTGGTGGTCGACCTGCCCCTGTCTGACACTTATTTTGTGGTGGCGCACTTCCATATGGTCATGGGGGTCTCTCCCATCATGGTCCTGTTCGCCGCGATCTATCACTGGTACCCGCTGATCACCGGGCGCACCCTGCATCAAGGGTTGGGGAAGCTGCATTTCTGGGTTACCTTTCTTGGGACCTATGCGATTTACCTTCCCATGCACTACCTGGGCTTTCTCGGCGTGCCCCGCCGCTATTACGCCATGGGGGAGACCGGGTTCGTGCCGGACTCCGCCCAGACACTCAACGCAGGCATCACCGTTTCGGCGCTGATCGTCGGCCTGGCCCAACTGATTTTCATCATCAACCTGTTCTGGAGTCTGAAGCGGGGCGCCCCCACCGAACGCAACCCCTGGCACGCCACCACCCTGGAATGGCAGACCCCCGACCTGCCGCCCCGGCACGGCAACTGGGGACCCGAGAGTCCGAAAGTGTACCGCTGGGCCTACGCCTACAGCGTTCCGGACTGCGAAGACGACTACATTCCCCAGAATCTGCCCCCGGATCAGGTTCGCAAACGTCCAACACAGGAGGCGTCGTCATGA
- a CDS encoding c-type cytochrome encodes MVLVIVLVLLVAGTLLFHFVSPWWFTALASNWGNIDSTVEITFWVTGFVFIAVNLFMAYAIFRHRFRKDRKAHYEPENKPLELWLTVITSIGVAAMLAPGLFVWAKFVDPPDDAAHFEVLGQQWHWTFRFPGEDGQLGRTHPHFMSEQNPFGLDPDDPAGQDDRLVFNNELHLPVNQPVKALLRSRDVLHNFGVPQFRVKMDMVPGMVSYMWFEPSRDGRFDILCMELCGMAHHTMRGQVVIEPREDFDRWLASHPTFADTQNEDRADPQRGAQLYGVCASCHGPDGGGNADMNAPRLSHLDPWYLERQLQFYKTGVRGSHEEDRFGQQMAGMMATLPDRQAMRDVAAHIDSLTSEPPDTTVTGDAQRGQRLYRNCSNCHGDQGEGNYATNAPALAGQYDWYLRRQLEHFKQGVRGSHEGDYYGTQMTLMARTLHDDQAIDDLLAYINQL; translated from the coding sequence ATGGTTCTGGTAATCGTTCTGGTGTTGCTGGTTGCGGGCACCTTGCTGTTTCACTTCGTCAGCCCCTGGTGGTTCACCGCCCTGGCGTCCAACTGGGGCAACATTGACAGTACGGTAGAAATCACGTTCTGGGTGACCGGTTTTGTGTTTATTGCGGTCAACCTGTTCATGGCCTATGCCATTTTTCGGCACCGGTTCCGCAAGGACCGCAAAGCGCACTACGAACCCGAGAACAAGCCCCTGGAGCTGTGGCTGACCGTCATTACCAGCATCGGGGTGGCGGCCATGCTGGCGCCCGGGCTGTTTGTCTGGGCCAAATTTGTCGATCCCCCCGACGATGCCGCTCACTTTGAGGTGCTCGGTCAGCAGTGGCACTGGACTTTTCGCTTCCCCGGCGAGGACGGCCAGTTGGGCCGCACCCATCCTCATTTTATGAGCGAACAGAACCCCTTTGGCCTGGATCCCGACGATCCGGCCGGGCAGGACGATCGGCTGGTGTTCAACAACGAGCTCCACCTACCGGTCAACCAGCCGGTCAAGGCCCTGCTTCGCTCCCGCGATGTGCTGCACAACTTCGGCGTCCCCCAATTCCGCGTCAAAATGGACATGGTGCCGGGCATGGTGAGTTATATGTGGTTCGAACCCTCCCGGGACGGGCGCTTCGACATTCTGTGCATGGAGCTGTGTGGCATGGCCCATCACACCATGCGCGGTCAGGTGGTCATCGAGCCGCGCGAAGACTTTGACCGCTGGCTGGCCAGCCATCCAACGTTTGCCGACACCCAGAACGAGGATCGCGCCGATCCACAGCGGGGCGCCCAACTGTATGGTGTGTGTGCCAGCTGTCACGGTCCGGATGGCGGCGGCAACGCGGACATGAATGCCCCCCGGCTCAGCCACCTCGACCCCTGGTATCTCGAAAGGCAGTTGCAGTTTTACAAGACCGGCGTGCGCGGCAGCCACGAAGAGGATCGCTTCGGCCAACAGATGGCCGGCATGATGGCCACCCTGCCGGACCGACAGGCGATGCGGGATGTAGCCGCGCATATCGATTCCCTGACCAGCGAGCCTCCCGACACCACCGTGACCGGCGATGCGCAGCGGGGCCAACGCCTGTATCGCAACTGCAGCAACTGCCACGGTGATCAGGGCGAGGGGAACTACGCCACCAATGCGCCGGCGCTTGCCGGTCAGTACGACTGGTATCTGCGTCGCCAACTGGAGCATTTCAAGCAGGGGGTACGCGGCAGCCACGAGGGCGATTACTACGGTACCCAGATGACATTGATGGCCAGGACCCTGCACGACGATCAGGCCATTGATGACCTGTTGGCCTACATCAATCAACTGTAA
- a CDS encoding NAD/FAD-utilizing enzyme, with protein sequence MRRHFYLSDDLDDLERLESDLEARGIARPQIHILSNNDAGLESHHLHQVESLLRKDVIHSGKIGFLIGLVAAAIPLVIAYIVGLSESYLWIPVIFLSIILLGFCTWEGGLIGIQRPNHQYLKFERAINSGRHLLIVDVDPGQEKLLLKVIADHPNVEDMGLGQPVPGWLVGAQKQWQKFVRWAP encoded by the coding sequence ATGAGACGCCATTTTTACCTGAGTGACGACCTGGATGACCTCGAGCGACTGGAAAGCGACCTGGAAGCTCGGGGTATTGCCCGTCCACAGATCCATATCCTCAGCAACAACGATGCCGGACTGGAGTCCCACCACCTCCACCAGGTGGAATCGCTGCTGCGCAAGGACGTGATCCACTCCGGCAAAATCGGCTTTCTGATCGGGCTGGTGGCCGCCGCCATCCCGCTCGTCATTGCCTATATCGTGGGCCTGAGCGAAAGCTATTTGTGGATCCCGGTGATCTTTCTGTCCATCATCCTGCTGGGCTTCTGTACCTGGGAGGGCGGACTGATCGGCATCCAACGCCCCAACCATCAGTACCTGAAGTTCGAGCGTGCCATCAATTCCGGACGACACCTGCTGATTGTGGACGTGGATCCCGGACAGGAGAAACTGCTACTGAAAGTCATAGCCGATCACCCCAACGTCGAGGACATGGGCTTGGGCCAGCCCGTACCGGGCTGGCTGGTCGGCGCGCAAAAGCAGTGGCAAAAGTTTGTTCGCTGGGCGCCCTGA